One Plasmodium vinckei vinckei genome assembly, chromosome: PVVCY_09 genomic region harbors:
- a CDS encoding peptidyl-prolyl cis-trans isomerase, putative: MNKLIAAVFFILTLFQTYINAETPEVTHKAYFDISINDKPIGRIVFGLYGKVAPKTVENFVSICKGTVVNDKMLNYTNSIFHRIIPNFMAQGGDITNFNGTGGLSIYGNKFDDENFTLKHTKRGILSMANAGRNTNGSQFFILFVPTPWLDGRHVVFGEVIEGIEKLVQIEAVGTESGKPLSRVLVTQSGVL, encoded by the exons ATGAATAAACTA ATTGCAgcagttttttttatattgacTTTGTTCCAAACTTATATCAATGCAGAGACACCCGAAGTAACACACAAG gcatattttgatataagCATAAATGACAAGCCAATAGGAAGAATAGTTTTTGGATTATATGGAAAGGTTGCTCCAAAGACGGttgaaaattttgtaaGTATTTGCAAAGGAACTGTtgttaatgataaaatgcTAAACTATACAAACTCAATTTTCCATCGTATTATACCAAATTTTATGGCACAAGGTGGTGatataacaaattttaatggAACTGGTGGCTTAAGTATTTatggaaataaatttgaCGATGAAAACTTTACATTAAAACATACAAAAAGAGGAATTTTATCAATGGCAAATGCAGGAAGAAATACTAATGGAAgccaattttttattttatttgtaccCACACCATGGCTTGATGGAAGACATGTTGTTTTTGGAGAAGTAATTGAAGGCATTGAAAAGTTAGTTCAAATCGAAGCAGTTGGTACCGAATCAGGTAAACCATTAAGTAGAGTCCTAGTAACACAATCGGGCGTATTATAA
- a CDS encoding palmitoyltransferase DHHC9, putative: protein MNNYFSFITVTSLSVFLYACYLYCLQNDHLNNYSKSLRIFLALISAPLFVLYYWAFVKCSACDPGYVDDTWEINAEENNIQIESRKIRNYTPNKYTICDKCNYLVRPERSHHCRTCQRCVLKMDHHCPWIGTCVGEKNLKFFFLFLLYGLFISLYVNLTIMPQFVKSIYESDESKESHQMHHAAIFISISATTTLSLALIFMVFRYIYFISHNITTIESSYTDKNPYDIGTYSNWKEVFGNFQWKWFFPFNPDNFYITNYLYPLNDMYMNINNIDINDTLLSNHNFNLKEDE from the exons atgaataattatttctCTTTTATCACTGTAACATCTTTAAGTGTTTTTCTTTATGCATGCTATCTAT ATTGTTTGCAAAATGACCATTTAAATAACTACAGTAAATCTCTTAGAATATTCTTAGCACTAATAAGTGCTCCACTTTTTGTTCTCTATTATTGGGCGTTCGTAAAATGTTCTGCGTGCGATCCAGGATATGTTGATGACACATGGGAAA TAAATGcggaagaaaataatatacaaatagaAAGCCGGAAAATAAGAAATTACACAcccaataaatatacaatatgCGATAAATGTAATTATTTAGTTAGACCTGAGAGATCCCATCATTGCAGG aCATGCCAGCGATGCGTATTAAAGATGGATCACCATTGCCCATGGATAGGGACGTGCGTTGGAGAAAAAAACCTaaaattcttttttcttttcttattatatggattatttatatcattatatgtTAATTTAACCATCATGCCACAATTTGTAAAATCTATTTATGAATCTGATGAATCTAAG gAATCACACCAGATGCATCATGCAGCGATTTTTATTA GTATATCCGCTACCACAACGCTATCGTTAGCTCTAATCTTT ATGGTTTTTcgatacatatattttatatcacATAATATCACAACCATTGAGTCTTCCTATACTGATAAG aaTCCTTATGATATTGGCACTTATAGCAACTGGAAAGAA gTGTTTGGGAATTTTCAATGGAAATGGTTTTTCCCGTTTAATCCGGacaatttttacataacaa ATTATTTGTACCCCCTAAACGACATgtatatgaatattaataatattgatatCAACGACACACTTTTATCTAAtcacaattttaatttgaaaGAAGACGAATGA
- a CDS encoding rhoptry neck protein 4, putative has product MSGLRLFYVCIFIVLSTFIHTVKSFEDNDDFWGLSFVDKNGDNNAENKQVEEGSHQNMQHTDDAANTEHEQQNVVNGSEHHADNTEELKKHEEHGEGQSEHNFQQINNEIENSNSNNNNNNNNNDNTPEHNPLNQVNNSDMQESNNNDMSHQNATTENEHNTEQISTEQIPTEQASTEQVPAGQAPTEQVPAGQAPTEQVPAGQAPTEQVPTEQAPTEQVPTEQVPTEQVPTEKVPTEQAPAEQGHSGEDEGEHSAEGDEINKNNNSKVSSDTSSDSSFSLDSNQFSDTTSSSSSGSGYSNLRKPVFGNPVDAHKEFLHNGAPQGSSNMLLYNYGANTKKNGSEVLTDIGNKGLDSISDPHKYNLLKRKSIYLTLLERAIFEIMDSSKKGLSEINGMRNNATVSKIYMEALKRLKMNHHSLGKGLEFITLEQSDKILSEMFKILTELSYDNFPEFYRSMNINKSALSESFKEIRIKIFKKIGVSYAKLPPIIKGTSGNKCPINDLIISITPKELSQRLSIMFSSWLAFDEYGALEDFENNVELNVLCSGASILMQQWKYYQNILGFEDNNDHAFLSLIDELLTIDKKYSKNEEHSKTLEKIKKSKVFNYCTKLMRTSGNISTIPFNHENNKTPSSSIIGSLGNLVKAHISGYYAATAQRINSYFNYSDKKNKKKTLPKVISICTLLNLTDILFNCTDPHSTYTPNLNLLKLNVLNTKGKAILDHLNNLNYLLDSENEAIKEICNSKNDVVDKTLQKLLILISSHSHEVLANEVEKKGLGPDYINSEIKNIDDSDHDSNDEGEDDVEKAIFDDL; this is encoded by the exons atgtctGGCCTAAGgttattttatgtatgcATTTTCATAGTGCTCTCTACATTTATTCATACCGTAAAATCATTCGaag aTAATGATGATTTTTGGGGACTTTCCTTTGTTGACAAAAATGGCGATAATAACGCGGAAAATAAACAAGTAGAAGAGGGTTCTCATCAAAATATGCAACACACTGATGATGCTGCCAATACAGAACATGAGCAACAAAATGTAGTAAATGGTTCTGAGCATCATGCAGATAATActgaagaattaaaaaaacatgaagAACATGGTGAAGGTCAATCTGAGCATAATTTtcaacaaataaataacgaAATCGAGAATAGTAAtagtaacaataataataataataataacaatgaCAATACTCCAGAACATAATCCTTTGAACCAAGTCAATAATTCAGATATGCAAgaatcaaataataatgacatGAGTCATCAAAATGCTACAACCGAGAATGAACACAACACTGAACAAATATCAACTGAACAAATACCAACTGAACAAGCATCAACTGAGCAAGTACCAGCTGGACAAGCACCAACCGAGCAAGTACCAGCTGGACAAGCACCAACCGAGCAAGTACCAGCTGGACAAGCACCAACCGAGCAAGTACCAACCGAGCAAGCACCAACCGAGCAAGTACCAACTGAACAAGTACCAACTGAACAAGTACCAACCGAGAAAGTACCAACTGAACAAGCACCAGCTGAACAAGGACATAGTGGTGAAGATGAAGGTGAACACAGTGCAGAAGGAGACGAAATCaacaaaaacaataatagcAAGGTTAGCAGCGATACATCTTCGGACAGCAGTTTTAGTTTAGATAGTAATCAATTTAGCGATACCACAAGTTCAAGTTCATCTGGTTCAGGATATTCGAATTTAAGAAAACCTGTTTTTGGAAATCCTGTAGATGCTCATAAAgaatttttacataatggCGCTCCACAAGGCTCCTCAAACAtgctattatataattatggagcaaatactaaaaaaaatggtagTGAAGTTTTGACTGATATTGGGAATAAAGGATTGGACAGTATTTCCGATcctcataaatataatttattaaaaagaaaaagtatatatttaacatTATTAGAAAGAGCAATATTCGAAATAATGGATTCTTCTAAAAAAGGATTAAGTGAAATTAATGGTATGCGAAATAATGCAACTGtttctaaaatatatatggagGCTTTAAAAagattaaaaatgaatcacCATTCCCTTGGAAAAGGATTAGAGTTTATCACACTTGAACAAagtgataaaatattatcagaaatgtttaaaatattaactgAATTGTCTTATGATAATTTTCCAGAATTTTATCGATCTatgaatattaataaatcagCATTAAGTGAATCGTTTAAAGaaataagaataaaaatatttaaaaaaattggtgTTTCATATGCAAAATTACCACCAATTATTAAAGGGACAAGTGGAAATAAATGCCCAATTAatgatttaattataaGTATAACACCAAAAGAATTATCACAACGACTTTCTATTATGTTTAGTAGTTGGCTAGCTTTTGATGAATATGGTGCTTTAGAagattttgaaaataatgtcGAACTAAATGTTTTATGTTCAGGTGCATCCATATTAATGCAACAATggaaatattatcaaaatattttagggtttgaagataataatgatcatgcatttttaagtttaatcgatgaattattaacaatagacaaaaaatatagtaaaaatgaagaacaTAGTAAAACTTTagaaaaaatcaaaaaatcaaaagtatttaattattgtaCTAAACTTATGAGAACAAGTGGTAACATTTCGACAATACCATTTAATCatgaaaacaataaaaCTCCAAGTTCATCTATTATTGGTTCATTAGGAAATTTAGTTAAGGCACATATAAGCGGATATTATGCAGCAACTGCTCAAAGAATAAACtcttattttaattattcggacaagaaaaataaaaagaaaacacTACCTAAAGTAATTTCAATCTGTACTCTCTTAAATTTAACAGATATACTATTTAATTGCACAGATCCACATTCAACTTATACCCCAAATTTGAACCTTTTGAAGCTAAATGTATTAAATACTAAAGGAAAAGCAATTCTAGATCATCTTAATAACCTAAACTATTTATTAGATAGCGAAAACGAAGCTATTAAAGAAATTTGTAATTCTAAAAATGACGTAGTTG ATAAAACATTGCAAAAATtactaattttaatttcgTCACACTCACATGAAGTATTAGCAAACGAAGTAGAAAAGAAAGGTCTTGGCCCTGATTATATTAACAgcgaaataaaaaatatagatgaCTCTGATCACGATAGTAATGACGAAGGAGAAGACGATGTTGAAAAAGCCATTTTTGATGATTTATGA